One genomic segment of Methylocystis sp. SC2 includes these proteins:
- a CDS encoding M3 family oligoendopeptidase, translated as MFSARSCTHSIAEAPVAKTAERLPEWNLADLYPGIDSPQVASDLAKAAQEVAQFGKQYRGQLESLARAPDASVKLGEAVARYEALQDLLGRLMSFAGLLYSGDTTDPARAKFYGDVQEKVTNASAQLLFFQLELNRIDDATLMAAASQEPLSRWKPWLEDIRKEKPYELEDKLEELFHEKYISGAAAWNRLFDETIAGLRFKVGGEELAIEPVLNLMQDSREETRREAAQAIGATLKNNLRTFSLITNTLAKDKEISDRWRGFQDVADSRHLSNRVEREVVEALAQAVEAAHPRLSHRYYKLKAKWFGKDALDYWDRSAPLPSTPAKRYSWPEAREIVLEAYDGFAPRMAEIAGRFFEKNWIDAPVRPGKAPGAFSHPTVPSAHPYVLLNFQGKTRDVMTLAHELGHGVHQVLAARQGALMAPTPLTLAETASVFGEMLTFRALIAQASDKAQKRALLASKVEDMLNTVVRQMAFYAFERKVHNARREGELTAGQICDLWMSVQAESFGPSIRLGPGYETFWAYIPHFIHSPFYVYAYAFGDCLVNSLYGVYQKAHEGFAERYFALLEAGGAKPYNELLKPFGLDARDPAFWNIGLDMIEGLIAELEAMEDA; from the coding sequence ATGTTCAGCGCCCGTTCCTGCACCCATTCGATCGCCGAAGCTCCCGTCGCGAAAACTGCGGAACGGCTGCCGGAATGGAATCTCGCCGATCTTTATCCGGGAATCGATTCTCCCCAGGTCGCGTCCGATCTCGCCAAGGCCGCGCAGGAGGTGGCGCAATTCGGCAAGCAGTATCGCGGCCAGCTCGAGTCGCTGGCGAGAGCCCCGGACGCCAGCGTCAAGCTTGGCGAGGCGGTCGCGCGATATGAAGCGCTGCAGGATTTGCTGGGGCGTCTGATGTCCTTCGCCGGCCTGCTCTATAGCGGCGACACGACGGATCCTGCGCGCGCGAAATTCTACGGCGACGTGCAGGAGAAAGTCACCAACGCCTCGGCGCAGCTGCTGTTCTTTCAGCTTGAACTCAATCGAATCGACGACGCGACGCTGATGGCGGCGGCAAGCCAGGAGCCGCTTTCGCGCTGGAAGCCGTGGCTCGAAGACATCCGCAAGGAAAAGCCCTATGAGCTCGAGGACAAGCTCGAAGAGCTGTTCCACGAGAAATACATCTCCGGCGCGGCCGCCTGGAATCGTCTTTTCGACGAGACCATCGCCGGGTTGCGCTTCAAGGTCGGCGGCGAAGAGCTGGCGATCGAGCCCGTGCTCAATCTCATGCAGGATTCGCGCGAAGAGACGCGCCGCGAAGCGGCGCAGGCGATTGGCGCGACGCTGAAAAACAATCTGCGCACCTTTTCGCTGATCACCAATACGTTGGCGAAGGACAAGGAAATCTCCGATCGCTGGCGCGGCTTCCAGGACGTCGCCGATTCGCGCCATCTCTCCAATCGCGTCGAACGCGAGGTCGTCGAGGCGCTCGCGCAAGCGGTCGAGGCCGCGCATCCGCGCCTGTCGCATCGCTATTACAAACTCAAGGCGAAGTGGTTCGGCAAGGACGCGCTCGACTATTGGGATCGCAGCGCGCCGCTGCCGTCGACGCCGGCCAAGCGTTATTCCTGGCCGGAGGCGCGCGAAATCGTGCTCGAGGCTTACGACGGATTCGCGCCGCGGATGGCGGAGATCGCCGGGCGCTTCTTTGAGAAGAACTGGATCGACGCGCCGGTGCGGCCAGGCAAGGCGCCGGGGGCCTTTTCACATCCGACCGTGCCCTCCGCGCATCCCTATGTGCTGCTGAATTTCCAAGGAAAGACGCGCGACGTGATGACGCTCGCGCATGAACTCGGCCATGGCGTGCATCAGGTGCTTGCGGCCCGGCAGGGCGCCCTGATGGCGCCGACGCCGCTGACGCTCGCGGAGACGGCGTCCGTCTTCGGCGAAATGCTCACCTTCCGCGCGCTCATCGCGCAAGCGTCGGACAAGGCGCAAAAGCGGGCGCTGCTCGCCTCCAAGGTGGAGGACATGCTCAACACCGTGGTGCGGCAGATGGCGTTTTACGCCTTCGAGCGAAAGGTGCATAACGCGCGGCGCGAAGGCGAACTGACAGCAGGTCAGATCTGCGACTTATGGATGAGCGTGCAGGCCGAAAGCTTTGGCCCTTCAATCCGCCTGGGCCCCGGCTATGAGACCTTCTGGGCCTATATCCCGCATTTCATCCATTCGCCCTTCTACGTCTACGCCTATGCGTTCGGCGATTGCCTGGTGAATTCGCTCTATGGCGTCTATCAAAAGGCGCATGAAGGATTCGCCGAGCGCTATTTCGCGCTGCTCGAAGCGGGCGGCGCCAAGCCTTACAACGAGCTCCTCAAGCCCTTCGGATTGGACGCGCGGGATCCGGCGTTCTGGAACATCGGCCTCGACATGATCGAAGGCCTGATTGCGGAACTCGAGGCGATGGAGGACGCGTAA
- a CDS encoding lytic murein transglycosylase — translation MGRLEPILCAETDRRFILSASVRVVAALWIAGGRAKADTFEAFLQGLWPSAQAAGVSRETFDAAIAGLAPDPSVSAKPHAQSEFTISIPAYLAGAVTNGRVARGRAVAAELAGPLGRAQSRHGVPSEIVVAILGVESNFGTAAGGSDALRVLASLAWKGHRAETFIEEFVAALVMLEKGYATRAQLRGSWAGAMGQPQFMPSAYLKYAESDEGGGAPDIWRSRGDAVASIANFLAKSGWVAGLPAVVEVRLPAGFDYSAFDLDFARWRQLGVTRADGGALPGGGAASLYLPAGASGPAFLITDNFEVIRQYNTSDAYAMSVALLADRIAGREIPIAPWPKVAPLPTADVKAMQQLLTERGFYRGAFDGKLGRASRNAIHAFQLSEGIQPADGFATKDVLARLRGR, via the coding sequence ATGGGGCGCCTTGAGCCAATACTCTGTGCAGAAACTGATCGACGTTTCATCCTCAGCGCGTCGGTTCGTGTAGTCGCGGCTCTTTGGATCGCCGGAGGCCGCGCCAAAGCCGACACATTCGAGGCGTTTTTGCAGGGCCTGTGGCCGTCGGCGCAGGCCGCCGGCGTCTCGCGCGAAACCTTCGACGCGGCGATCGCCGGCCTCGCGCCGGACCCGTCGGTCTCGGCGAAGCCGCATGCGCAGTCCGAGTTCACCATCTCGATTCCCGCCTATCTCGCCGGGGCCGTGACGAATGGTCGCGTCGCGCGCGGCCGGGCGGTCGCCGCCGAACTCGCGGGGCCGCTCGGTCGGGCCCAGTCCCGCCACGGCGTCCCCAGCGAGATCGTCGTCGCCATACTGGGCGTCGAAAGCAATTTCGGAACGGCGGCCGGCGGCTCTGACGCGCTGCGCGTCCTGGCGTCGCTGGCGTGGAAGGGCCATCGCGCCGAAACCTTCATTGAGGAATTTGTCGCCGCGCTGGTGATGCTGGAGAAGGGCTATGCGACGCGCGCGCAATTGCGCGGCTCCTGGGCCGGCGCCATGGGCCAACCGCAGTTCATGCCGTCCGCCTATCTCAAATATGCTGAAAGCGACGAGGGCGGCGGCGCCCCGGACATCTGGCGCTCGCGCGGCGACGCCGTGGCCTCCATCGCCAATTTCCTGGCGAAATCCGGATGGGTCGCCGGATTGCCCGCCGTCGTCGAAGTGCGACTGCCCGCAGGGTTCGATTATAGCGCCTTCGATCTCGACTTCGCCCGCTGGCGGCAGCTCGGCGTGACCCGCGCCGACGGCGGCGCGCTCCCCGGCGGCGGCGCCGCCAGCCTTTATCTGCCGGCCGGCGCGAGCGGCCCGGCCTTTCTGATCACCGACAATTTCGAAGTCATCCGCCAGTACAACACCTCCGACGCCTATGCGATGTCGGTCGCGCTGCTCGCCGATCGCATCGCCGGGCGCGAGATCCCGATCGCGCCCTGGCCGAAGGTCGCGCCGCTGCCCACCGCCGACGTCAAGGCGATGCAGCAGCTGTTGACGGAGCGCGGCTTTTATCGCGGCGCGTTCGACGGCAAGCTCGGCCGCGCGAGCCGCAACGCCATCCACGCCTTTCAATTGAGCGAAGGCATACAGCCCGCTGACGGCTTCGCCACAAAGGACGTTCTGGCGCGGCTGCGCGGGCGCTAG
- the irrA gene encoding iron response transcriptional regulator IrrA, translating to MTHQPSTTSFDRSIKLRDQSPESATKVSEIKARLRGAGLRPTVQRLALSRLLFGNGDRHVSAEALHAEAREAGLTMSLSTVYNTLNQFAGAGLLREIAVQGPRTYFHTRTSPHHHFMDEATGRMFDAADGSVEFTRLPAPPEGMEIVGCDVIIRIRPKRG from the coding sequence ATGACTCATCAACCTTCGACTACGAGTTTCGACCGTTCGATCAAACTGCGCGATCAATCCCCGGAGAGCGCGACGAAGGTCTCGGAAATCAAAGCGCGGCTGCGCGGCGCAGGTCTGCGTCCAACCGTTCAGCGGCTCGCTCTGAGCCGGCTGCTGTTCGGCAATGGCGATCGACATGTGAGCGCCGAGGCTTTGCACGCTGAAGCGCGCGAAGCCGGTCTGACGATGTCGCTCTCCACGGTCTATAACACGCTCAATCAGTTCGCCGGAGCTGGACTGTTGCGCGAGATCGCCGTTCAGGGACCCCGCACCTATTTCCACACCCGCACGTCGCCGCATCATCACTTCATGGATGAGGCGACGGGCCGCATGTTCGACGCCGCCGATGGCTCCGTCGAATTTACGCGACTGCCGGCGCCGCCCGAAGGCATGGAAATCGTCGGCTGCGACGTGATCATCCGCATTCGCCCGAAGAGGGGGTGA
- a CDS encoding peroxiredoxin: MRAIAAAVLTLISSAALAALKPGDAAPDFSLVAAQGGKEFSFSLRQALEKGPVVLYFYPKSFTSVCTLEAHEFAEAMQQFAAMGASVIGVSSDKIATQREFSATECRDKFPVGADPDFKVINAYDAAFKVPVAGAMFANRISYVIAPDGKILSAVEDSGATKHIENALAVVRRWRDAQRK, translated from the coding sequence ATGCGAGCCATCGCCGCCGCCGTATTAACTCTCATCTCCAGCGCCGCGCTCGCCGCTCTCAAGCCCGGAGACGCCGCGCCCGACTTCAGTCTGGTGGCCGCGCAGGGCGGCAAGGAGTTCTCCTTCTCGCTGCGGCAGGCGCTCGAGAAGGGTCCGGTCGTGCTGTATTTCTATCCGAAGTCGTTCACGAGCGTCTGCACGCTCGAGGCGCATGAATTTGCCGAAGCCATGCAGCAGTTCGCCGCCATGGGCGCGAGCGTCATCGGCGTGTCGAGCGACAAGATCGCGACGCAGCGCGAATTCTCGGCGACAGAGTGCCGGGACAAATTTCCCGTCGGCGCCGATCCCGACTTCAAGGTGATCAACGCCTATGACGCCGCCTTCAAGGTTCCGGTCGCGGGAGCGATGTTCGCCAACCGCATCTCCTATGTCATCGCGCCCGACGGGAAGATTCTCTCGGCGGTCGAGGATTCCGGCGCAACGAAACATATTGAGAATGCGCTCGCCGTCGTGCGGCGGTGGCGCGACGCGCAGCGGAAGTGA